Below is a genomic region from Phycisphaerae bacterium.
CTATAAGGGCTTGCCCTGGTGATCAACAAGGGCGATTCGAAGCCCAGGCCATGTTCGGCCGCTGCCAATGTTTTCACCGCAAGCGGCCGTCCACATCCGCGATGCAGGGTAGCATCGTCTTCCCCCCATGCTTCGGTCCCAAGGTTATCTGCGGATCCCCGCCAATCCTCGGGCGCCTCCGTCGCAACGGCCGAGGTCTAATGAAGATAACAACAAGCAGCCACCAGGGTGCGGCCGCGAGGCCGATCCGGACGAGAGCGATCCTGATCGGCGCACAGTCCTTGCTTCGCCCTTTCTTCCTCGAACAAGGCGCTTGACACCGGCGTGTCCGGGAACGACACTCATGCTCATCCGGCTACCATCGTAGGGTCCCGGTGGCCGTGACGGAGCTTACGGACCCCCATCCCATGAATCGGAAACCGGCCATGAAGAAGATCAATTGCTCGATGTCGTCCCGTCGCGAGTTTCTGAGAAACACCGGTTGTCTGGCAACCGCCTCCGCCCTCTCCGGCGTCATCGTACCCTCGGTCTACGCCGCGGGCAGCGATGCGATCCAGGTCGCTCTCATCGGCTGCGGCGGCCGTGGCACCGGGGCCGTTGAACAAGCCCTGTCCACCAAAGGAGGCCCCATCAAACTCGTTGCCATGGCGGACGTCTTTCCCGACCGCCTCAAGGGCAGCTACAACCACCTCCACGGAAACGAGCGGTTCAAGGCGAGCGTGGACGTCCCGCCCGACCGCCAGTTCCTCGGTTTCGACGCCTACAAGAAGGCCATGGATTGCCTTAAGCCGGGCGACATCGCCGTCTTCGGAACGCCGCCGGCGTTCCGCTGGGTCCACTTCACCTACGCGATCGAGAAGGGCCTGCATGTCTTCATGGAAAAGCCGGTGACCGTCGACGGCCCGACCTCGAAGCGCATGTTCGCACTCGGCGAGGCCGCGTCGAAGAAGAACCTCAAGGTGGGCGTGGGTCTGATGTCCCGCCACAGTCGGGCACTGGCGGACCTGGCCAAGCGCGTCCAGGACGGCGAGATCGGCGACATCATCCTGCAGCGCGGTTACCGCATGCACGGGCCGATTGGCTACTTCGCCTCACCGCCCAAACCCGCCGGCGTCAGCGATCTGATGTACCAGGTCCAGCGTTTCCACAGCTTCCTCTGGGCTGGTGGCGGGAACTACAGCGACTTCTACATCCACATCATCGACCACCTCGGCTGGATGAAGGGCGCCTGGCCGGTCAAGGCTCAGGCTCTCGGCGGCCGCCACTACCGCGAGATCTCCAAAGGCGTCCTCTCCGTGGATCAGAACCTGGACACCTACGCGGTCGAATACACCTACGCCGACGGAACCAAGTTCAACTTCGACGGCCGGTGCATCAACGGGTGCGACGATACCTACGCGAGCTTCCTGCACGGCACCAAGGGCTCGGCGATCGCCTCTGCTGGAGGCGACTGCGGCGGACCTTCCAGGCTTTTCAAGGGCCAGGCCATGAAGGACTCGGACAAGTTCTGGGAGTCCAAGGTCAAGGACGGCGAGGGCGATCCCTATCAGAACGAGTGGGACGACCTGATGGACGCCATCCGCAATGACAAGCCGTACAACGAAACCAAGCGCGGCGTTGAAGCCAGCCTCGTGACCTCGATGGGCCGCATGGCTGCTCATACCGGCCAGGTGATCACGTTGGAGCAGATCCTGAACTCCGATCACGAGTTTGCCCCGGGGCTCGATAAGCTGACCGCGGATTCGCCCGCGCCACTCAAGGCCGGTCCCGACGGAAGGTATCCCGTCCCCCAGCCGGGTATCACCAAGACCCGCGAGTACTGAGAAGGACCGAGCGCGGACAAGACAACGCGGGCTCTCCGCACGAGGTGTGGAGAGCCCGCCTTCTTTGGAGGACTGACCGTGGCGCGAGCGGGGACATCACCCATGCCTTCAGAAGCCGCGACGCCGGGATAGACGCCGCCCATCGATGAAGGATCATCGCGATGAAAGACTCACCTCTATTCTGCCACCGCTGCGGCGTCGAGTTGTCGCCGGGGCGCGCGGACGATGGCTTCGTTACTCGGTGATCGTTTCTCCGCCACCTATTATGGATTCCTGGTCTTCTCGCCGTTCGCGGTCGTGCTGGCGCTTATCGTGTTGAGTCGTTGCGGCGTCGGGCCGAGGATGCCACTTACATTCCTGATCACGTTTCTCGCTTTGCCTCTTGCGGTGCGACTCATGCGCCGTGCCCTCGCCCGAAAGACGAGCACCGATCCCGCCCAGTTTCGCTCCCTGGACGGCGCAACCGGTCAGCTCAACCTCGCGTTCGGGCTTCTCTCCACCGCTGCACTCGGCCTCGCGGCCATTCCGCACTGACAGTACGGCCGAAGAAGGGGGGACCAGGGGCTGCGCTCCGTGCAGAGGAAGTCGCCAAGCCGAGAGGAAGTAGTCCCCCAAGGTTGCGGAGGGACGGGGATGAAGGATCAACGAACGTCGAAGCCAGGATTGCGAGGAGGATGAATAGAATGGACAGGATGACGTGGCGAATCCTGTCCATCCTGCTCGTCCTGTCCCGCTCGTCTCGCCGAGTCGCACTTGCGTCAATCCATGCTACCCTTGGTTTCATTCGTCACGCTCGCGGACTCCCGAAGCGCGGGCCCGGAACCGGTCCTTCAAAGCCGGACAAGAGAAGCGTATCGCCGGAATAGCATGAAGCTGTCGCTGCAGGAGTCAGGCGCGTGGATGCTGCAGCAAGCCAAAGCGGCCATGAAGGCCTCCCTGGCGGTGGCCGGCTGGTGTTCGGCTGCTCAGTACAGCCGCACGACCCTGCCTTGGGGATTGATGTTCGTCACCGTGTCGCCCAGCCACTCGACGGAAAACGGCTCGGGGTGCCCGGCGGCCTTTTCCGCAACTCGCTGCTGGGGCTGAGCGAAGGTCAGCTCGACCCGATCGCCCCCGGTGAGGTTCGCCACGAAGGTCTCGTGATGAAGGGGCCGGGCGGGCTGCTCCTGGTCATTGATCCTGAGTCTGAGGGACTCCCGTGATAACCAGTGGGGGGCCCTTATGAAGAGCGGGCCAGGCCGGTGCATCGTGGCCTCCACCCGACCCTCCACCGGGAGGTGGCTCCTGACCGTGACCGCTTCGCTCGGACGGCTTAGCAGCAGGTTGACGTGCAGCCCCGCCTGGTCCTGCGTGACGATCGAGTTCCAGGCGTCGCAGAGGCTCTGCACGGCCCCGCCGACCAGGTCCGTGGCGTACGAGTGGTAGTCGCTCGGCGTCGTGAACACAAACCCGCCCCGCGCACGCCGGCGCACATCGCTGTAGATCGTCTCCGGCGTATCCGGACGCCCGTCGGAATCGGCTATCCAGTCGGTGTTGACGACCTGGCTGGCCAGAAGACCATTGCGGATGAAGCGTTCGGCATCGGCGAAGTACGCACGGTGACCCCCTTGCCCGAGCAGCAGCGCCGTTTGAATCAGATCGCCCGTGTTGTTCGCCTCCCCGCGTCCGGGCCCGTTGATACGCTTCTCCGCCGCCCACCCGAAACTGGTACGCCACGGACGCAGCCCGACGTCGTAGATGCGCCTGCCGGCCTCGACGTACTCCGCGTCGCCGAGTACCCGGCCCAGATCGATCAGCCCGGTCACAGTACCTTCGATGGAATGCAGGTGCGTGCCGGCCATCTCCGTCAGGTCGCCGCTGGGTGTGAACGCGCGGGCCAGATTGTAGTCGGCGAGACGCACCGCGAGGTCGATCGCGATCGGGTCACGTATCGCACGGTAGTAACGTAACAGCGCCCCGATGAGCCGGCCGGAGTTCATCGGTGGGTAGCGATGCGAGCCGTCGAGCTCGTCCCAGCCGGCCTCCAGCCGAAAGCCGGCGGGAAAAGTGCCCGTCGCCCGCGTGGCCACCTCGATGTCCCGTACGAATCGCCTCGCCCGTCCCGCCGACTCGTCGCACTTCTGCCAGGTCGCAAGACCCGCCAGCGCCAGCAGCACCTCCCGGCAGTGATGCATGCACGCGCTGCGGCGGCCGTCGGGGTCGGGCCCGATATCGAACGCAAACCCTGTCGGGTTATCGAGCGATGCGAACAGGAGCCTCCGCAGCCCGCTCAGCACCTCCATGTCGGCCGGGACGCTGACTATCGGAGCGCTCACCGCAAGGGCGTCGATAAACCGCCCCACCATGTGCGGCGATCCCCAGGACGAGTGCTGCGCACACGGCGGGGACTCCGTCAGATCAAACCGCACCACCGGCAAATACCCGCGCCGTCGATCCACCGCACCGTGGTAGATGTGCTCGACGGCCATCCTGATCGCGTCACGCAGATCAATGGGCCGAAGGCGAAGTCCATTGAGCTGCGGGGGCGACGGCCGTGAGGCGGGCGACGGCCGTGAGGCGGGCGACGGCTCGGTCCCCGACGCGGTTCTCCTGAACCTGTTCAAAGCGCAGCCGATCGCGAGAGTCTGGCATCCGCCCAGGAATGTGCGCCGAGTTGAGCGACTCATGAGCATTGGCTCCCTGATGCAGTCAACTTGCCCTCAAGCTGAGACTACCTGCTGGGTCGGTCCAAGTCTCCAGGTCGGCGTCTCGGAGAGATTGACGCGAATGCCCGAAGCTCAAGAGCAATAGAGCAACGATGGCGACGACGACTCGGACCTCGATCAACGTGGAATCTGGCCTATGCAAAAGCCTGCTGGGAAAGAGCTTCCGCGCATTTGCCAAGAGCTGTTCCGACACGTGCGAGCTCCCAAGTGAGAGCCAATGCAGGCGAGGGATCGTTATTCCATAATAACACAAGTACTCCGCGGCCGGAGACTGTCAAGTCGGAAAGTCCGAAAAAAGCGTCGGCTCCGTTCGATAGCCGCTTGACAGGTCGGTCCCTTCGTAATATGCTGATAACACCTCGTACCCAGTCGCTGGTCTGTTGTCACCTCGGAGGCGGCCTGCGTGACCAGCAGAGGATTCAAGCCAACTCCCGGAGCGAGTCGCGTTCGGCGGGAACGGCGGCGCGACTTGCGATCTGGGCATTTCCCCTTGGGTACGCCGCTTTCCTTGGTGCGGAGGGTGGCCGCTGGCGCGAGCTTCTCTCCCTGTTCGGTACACCAGGCTTCCAGGCAGATCGAGGCCGCAGGACACAGGGGCAGGTCCCAGGTCTGGCCAAGAACTCAAGGAGGAAGAAGATGACGCGGACACAATGTGCAGTCGTGGCCCTGGTGGCCTGCGTGGCCATGATGGGGCTGGTTACGCCGGCGGAGGCGGTGACGATCACCGTCGACGGTACCGTGGTGTTCGACGCGGGCGGCTTTGAGGCGGATACGCCCGGGCAGTTGCCCGGCGCGGCCGCGGTGGGAACCTGGAACGTCGGCGACAACGGTGACACGCGCTGTCGCGTGGTGGATAACGCGCCGATCGCGGGCGCTTACGAAGGTGCCCATGCCCTGAACTTCTATCGCAACGAAGGGGATTCTGCTGGCGCGACTGCCGTCATGGCCTCCGCTTCCACCGTCGGGCAGACAGTGAAGGTGACCACGATGCTCTACCTTCAGGAATTCGCCCTCCCCGGCTGGGAAACCAAGGCTCTGTCCGCTCAGTTCGGTCTCCTGGGTGGAGGTTTATACCTCCAGAATGTGCAATTCGGGGGCGGTGGCGTACTCCAGTACTATGCAGGCGGTTGGCAGAGCACAAGCCTGACCGCCTCCTTCGGTGCATGGCACCTGCTGGAAGTCGAGTACCTGACCGGTGCGGATGCCCTGACGGTGACGTTGGATGGTGGTGCTTCGGTTTCGATTCCCGCAGCCAACGTGCTGGCGAGCGTGGATAGCGTCCTATTCCAGGTCAGCAACTGGTACAACGATTGGTATCTTGACGCCGTGCCGGCGGACGTGCTGCTGAACGACACCTGCGCGAGAGCGATGGCCATCGGCGACGGGACTTACGGTGGCTCCACGGCACTGGCGACCGCCGACGGAACCGCCTCCTGCGGGACTTCCGACGGCACCGCGGATGTCTGGTACAAGGTGACACCTTTCAACTCGGGCACTCTCGCTCTGGCAACGTGCGGCTCCGAGTTTGACACCGTCCTCAGTGTCTACAGCTCGTGCGGGGGGGGTGAGATCGGGTGCAGCGACAACTGTGCCGGCTCACCGTGTGGAGGTACGGATTCCTGTTTGAGCGTGTCGGTGACCGCCGGTTCAACGTACTTCGTGCGTGTGAGCGGCGTGAGCGGAGCCAAGGGGACCTACACGTTGAGCGTCACAACGCCGCCTCCCCCCCCGCCGCCACCCAACGATTCCTGCGAGAACGCCGCGGCCATCGGCGACGGGACCGTGACGGGCTCAACGACGTGGGCCACCGGTGATGGTGACGCTTCGTGCGGCAATTCGGGAACCGCGGTCGACGTCTGGTATGCGTACACCGCGACATGCGACGGCGTGCTGTCGGCGGATACCTGCGGATCGGCGTACAACACCGTCCTCTCGGTGCACGGGGAGTGTCCAGGTACGCTCGGCAACACGCTGGCCTGCAGCGACGATTGCGCGGGGACATCCGCCTCATGCCTCCAGACACCGGTTGTATCGGGCCAAGTATACCTCATCCGCGTGGCGGGCAACGGCACGGCCAGGGGCGACTTCACCCTGCATACGTCCTGCGGGCCGGCAACGACGACGCTGGCCCTGCCGTTGGTCCAGGCATTCGAGACCGATCCGGCCGGTTCGACAGGTGGATGGGAGGTGGCGCCCAGTCTGGTCATGTCTCCGCCGCCCATCTGCTCGAGCCCGCCGCTGATCGAGGTGATCACGACGGATCCGAGCCCGGCCGGTGGCGGGACGCACAGCCTCAAGTGGTTCGAACCCGCCGGTGGAACGCGCAGCGGCGTGGGGCTTCGCTGGATGCCGCCCGCCAGCAGCACGACAGGCATCATGAAGCTGAGTTACGACTTCAAGATCGTGCAGCACACGAACCGCGGCCTCTCGTTCTGCCTGTCCGGTTTTGCCGCCGACGGCACATTGAACCTGAACGTATACGGTACCCGGTTTGATTCCACCACCGATGACGGTCTGCCGATCGGCTGGAATTGGTACTACGGCGGAGAATGGCACAACATCATACCCGTAACGGACGTGAATCAAGTGATCGGACACTGGTTCCGCTGCAGTGCAACTGTCGATGTTGGAGCACGCACGGTGGATCTCACCATGACGCCGCTCGATGACGGTGGGGTGGGCGGCCATGTCCTCGGTGAGTTCGGTGGCGGCAACCCGCTGGACATGGACATGGCCAACTACACCGGCTTCTTCGTGTTCCAGGCTAACCCCGCGGCCACCAGCGAAGTCATCTTCGACAACCTGAGGGTCGAGATCGTCGGCCAGGAGGTCTGTCATCCTGTGTGGGCGGACCACGACGGCGACAACGACGTGGACCAGGTCGACTTCGGCGCGTTTCAGGCGTGTTTCACAGGCGCGACGACCGGGCTGCTACCGGGCTGCTATTGCTTCGATCGAGACAAGAACTCGACCGTCGATCGGAGTGACTTTGCGTCATTCGAGCTGTGTGTGAGCGGGCCCAGTGTCCCGGCGGACACGGTGCTGTGCGCACCGTGAATGACGAGACTCCGTCCCCTCGGCGTGTGCCGGAAGGCCATCGGTGGCGGGCGGACGGTTAGCGTGTCCGCCACGGGAGGAGGGACACTGGGTTCCTGAAGGCGGCCTCTGGCCGAACGACCTGGGCCGCCGCAGCGGCACTCACCCGAGGAGTGCCGCAGCAAAGGAGGTGGTCGCACCAAGACGATTGAT
It encodes:
- a CDS encoding Gfo/Idh/MocA family oxidoreductase yields the protein MKKINCSMSSRREFLRNTGCLATASALSGVIVPSVYAAGSDAIQVALIGCGGRGTGAVEQALSTKGGPIKLVAMADVFPDRLKGSYNHLHGNERFKASVDVPPDRQFLGFDAYKKAMDCLKPGDIAVFGTPPAFRWVHFTYAIEKGLHVFMEKPVTVDGPTSKRMFALGEAASKKNLKVGVGLMSRHSRALADLAKRVQDGEIGDIILQRGYRMHGPIGYFASPPKPAGVSDLMYQVQRFHSFLWAGGGNYSDFYIHIIDHLGWMKGAWPVKAQALGGRHYREISKGVLSVDQNLDTYAVEYTYADGTKFNFDGRCINGCDDTYASFLHGTKGSAIASAGGDCGGPSRLFKGQAMKDSDKFWESKVKDGEGDPYQNEWDDLMDAIRNDKPYNETKRGVEASLVTSMGRMAAHTGQVITLEQILNSDHEFAPGLDKLTADSPAPLKAGPDGRYPVPQPGITKTREY